One segment of Mycoplasma sp. E35C DNA contains the following:
- a CDS encoding arginine deiminase family protein: MYNKINVYSEIGKLKKVLVHTPGVELEYVTPQRLDELLFSALIDPIRAREEHEEFIRILESQGVECVQLSKLVADTYKAAPNDVKEAFINQWLDESIPKLSVENRDKLYHFLKKMEAEPEKMVRKMMAGVLAREVDATSDVELIVDPMPNLYFARDPFASVGNGITLHHMYRPTRRRETIFANFIFAHNKDYKTTPQYYSRNEEYSIEGGDIFVYDDKTLVIGVSERTEKEAIQSLALKIQKNPDVSFKRIFAINVPKMSNLMHLDTWLTMLDYDKFLYSPNMMGVLKIWEIDLTKKELEWKEINESLEDFLSSVINKKAITIPVAGHGATQIDIDVETNFDATNFLVIEPGVVIGYDRNRKTNKALEKAGIKVLSWNGDQLSLGMGSARCMSMPLYREAIKK, translated from the coding sequence ATGTATAACAAAATTAATGTTTATAGTGAAATCGGTAAACTAAAAAAAGTGTTAGTACATACACCAGGAGTTGAATTGGAATATGTCACTCCTCAAAGATTAGATGAATTACTTTTTAGCGCTCTAATAGACCCTATTAGAGCTCGCGAAGAACACGAAGAGTTCATTAGAATCTTAGAATCACAAGGAGTTGAATGTGTTCAGTTATCTAAGCTTGTTGCTGACACTTATAAAGCAGCACCTAATGATGTCAAAGAAGCATTCATTAATCAGTGATTAGATGAATCTATTCCAAAACTGTCTGTTGAAAACAGAGATAAATTATATCATTTTTTAAAAAAAATGGAAGCAGAACCAGAAAAAATGGTTCGCAAAATGATGGCTGGGGTGCTAGCAAGAGAAGTTGATGCAACATCTGATGTTGAATTAATCGTTGATCCAATGCCAAACTTATATTTTGCCAGAGACCCATTTGCATCAGTTGGTAACGGAATTACATTACACCACATGTATCGTCCAACACGTAGGCGCGAAACTATTTTTGCTAACTTTATTTTTGCTCACAACAAAGACTATAAAACCACTCCTCAATACTACTCAAGAAATGAAGAATATAGTATTGAAGGTGGTGATATTTTTGTTTATGATGACAAAACTTTAGTTATTGGTGTTTCTGAACGCACTGAAAAAGAAGCAATTCAATCATTAGCACTAAAAATTCAAAAGAATCCTGATGTTTCATTCAAACGCATCTTTGCAATCAATGTACCTAAAATGAGTAACTTAATGCATTTAGATACATGATTGACAATGTTAGATTATGACAAGTTCTTATATTCACCAAACATGATGGGTGTATTAAAAATTTGAGAAATCGATCTAACTAAAAAAGAATTAGAATGAAAAGAAATCAACGAATCACTTGAAGACTTTTTATCAAGCGTGATTAATAAAAAAGCAATCACAATTCCTGTTGCTGGTCATGGTGCAACTCAAATTGATATTGATGTTGAAACTAACTTTGATGCAACAAACTTCTTAGTTATCGAACCAGGTGTGGTTATTGGTTATGATCGTAATCGTAAAACTAATAAAGCACTAGAAAAAGCTGGAATTAAAGTATTAAGTTGAAACGGCGATCAACTTTCATTAGGCATGGGTAGTGCTAGATGTATGAGTATGCCTTTATATCGTGAAGCAATTAAAAAATAA
- a CDS encoding APC family permease, whose protein sequence is MSNNSQVELGSKPEASFANAPTSKKIGFFSAMLVVIGSSVGAGIFFKAGSVVDSSHNSIVFAIFAWLLAAFAVISMAMALIEIASARNDNLSIIGWCQTFNSRFIYKSCKNFMVYIYLPLTYFFMPLYVVLSIQDGISALRPDIVGFNTKADWSILMVIAILMSVYFIVVNGLSAKAGNIQNWIITCVKFLPLLFAAVLGFVILGVNNGQVADEKYKAIFNPNVNLTEIANNENPDVNFAKILNLNALSPGFGLFIAMGAIFFAFDGFYVTAGIQTEMKEPKKTPWAILFGMIFVTVIYLVIAISMSLGAEGGKPSGFQSFLVKHDLNWLYALFQILIGVGVLGIINGFALWSTRFMEDLIRANEVPFSTKLVNKINDKRAVVGIKYNLALAIPVIIIFCIIGGLAYVDAGDYGPSYGTGSAELYSFADLMATWTAVIAFAYILFAIIGAISNRKTKKIKVQKSKFFLPMAYSSIISMILPIFFTFFAPIADFFLMFLIPTSSENWAIEVLIPRLMVVIVLIIFLAFMFVPIWVEDYFMKKKFGSIEKGEIDKIHRMAIVTNKTLKQALLEQIRNEKRTILNEEEKLILGVEKIQEANWVFIPFKY, encoded by the coding sequence GTGTCTAATAATTCACAAGTAGAGCTAGGCTCTAAGCCAGAAGCTAGTTTTGCCAACGCTCCAACGTCGAAGAAAATTGGATTTTTTTCTGCGATGTTAGTTGTGATCGGTTCTTCTGTTGGAGCTGGAATCTTTTTTAAAGCAGGTTCAGTAGTAGATAGTTCGCACAACTCAATAGTTTTTGCAATCTTTGCATGATTGCTAGCAGCTTTTGCTGTAATTTCTATGGCAATGGCTTTAATTGAAATAGCTAGTGCTAGAAACGATAATCTGTCAATCATTGGATGATGTCAAACCTTTAATTCAAGATTTATATATAAATCTTGTAAGAACTTTATGGTTTATATTTATCTACCATTGACATATTTCTTTATGCCACTTTATGTGGTGTTATCAATTCAAGATGGCATTAGTGCTTTAAGACCTGATATTGTTGGTTTTAATACAAAAGCTGACTGATCAATTTTAATGGTGATTGCCATTTTAATGTCAGTTTATTTCATAGTTGTTAATGGTTTATCAGCTAAGGCTGGTAATATTCAAAACTGAATTATTACCTGTGTAAAATTCTTACCATTATTATTTGCAGCTGTTTTAGGATTTGTTATTCTAGGCGTTAATAATGGTCAAGTTGCTGATGAAAAATACAAGGCGATTTTTAATCCAAATGTTAATCTAACTGAAATTGCTAATAATGAAAATCCTGATGTTAATTTCGCTAAAATCTTAAACTTAAATGCATTATCACCAGGATTTGGTTTATTCATCGCAATGGGTGCAATCTTCTTTGCATTTGATGGTTTTTATGTAACTGCTGGTATTCAAACTGAAATGAAAGAACCTAAGAAAACTCCTTGGGCGATCTTATTTGGAATGATCTTTGTTACTGTGATTTATTTAGTAATCGCAATATCAATGTCACTAGGAGCAGAAGGTGGTAAACCAAGTGGGTTCCAAAGTTTCTTAGTAAAACATGATCTTAACTGATTATATGCTTTATTCCAAATTTTAATTGGTGTTGGTGTGCTTGGTATCATCAATGGATTTGCTTTATGATCAACTCGATTCATGGAAGATTTAATCCGCGCTAATGAGGTTCCGTTCAGCACAAAATTAGTTAATAAAATTAATGATAAAAGAGCTGTTGTTGGGATCAAATATAACTTAGCTCTAGCCATTCCAGTTATTATTATTTTCTGTATAATTGGTGGTTTAGCTTATGTTGATGCTGGTGATTATGGACCATCTTATGGAACTGGTAGTGCTGAGTTATATTCATTTGCTGATTTAATGGCAACATGAACGGCAGTAATTGCATTTGCTTATATTTTATTTGCAATTATTGGAGCAATCTCTAACCGAAAAACTAAGAAGATTAAAGTGCAAAAAAGTAAGTTCTTCTTACCAATGGCATACAGTTCAATCATTAGTATGATCTTACCAATCTTCTTTACATTCTTTGCACCAATCGCTGATTTCTTCTTGATGTTCTTAATTCCAACTTCATCTGAAAATTGAGCAATTGAAGTTTTAATTCCAAGATTAATGGTTGTAATCGTATTAATCATTTTCTTAGCATTTATGTTTGTACCAATTTGAGTTGAAGATTATTTCATGAAAAAGAAATTTGGTTCAATCGAAAAAGGTGAAATTGATAAGATCCACAGAATGGCAATCGTTACAAACAAAACTTTAAAACAAGCATTACTAGAACAAATTAGAAACGAAAAACGCACCATTCTAAATGAAGAAGAAAAACTAATTCTTGGAGTTGAAAAAATTCAAGAAGCTAATTGAGTTTTCATTCCATTCAAATATTAG